Proteins encoded within one genomic window of Gadus macrocephalus chromosome 18, ASM3116895v1:
- the LOC132446202 gene encoding uncharacterized protein LOC132446202, producing the protein MADFWSEEREEKLIRLLEDQPVLYDVASKGYSNRDSKRRACCEIAVAIGVSEKEVGKKIHSLRTQYNRYSKAPASGSAGGRTGRQDWVLRRYSFLEPYIRKRASSSNVDEKIVERESDDVEGLDEEEDVEVEESSEPEGQGSTCLVPQVQKVAGSKRKRQTEKQEDEVLSAVGNFLRNRTEQREEDTMSIFCKNLEMKMRRIKDPNILLDLEHQLEEGLLPGFT; encoded by the exons atggcagacttctggtccgaggagagggaggagaaattAATTCGGTTGTTGGAGGATCAACCTGTGTTATACGATGTTGCCAGCAAGGGGTACAGCAACAGGGACAGCAAGAGGAGAGCCTGTTGTGAGATTGCGGTGGCAATTGGTGTATCCG AAAAAGAGGTAGGCAAGAAAATCCACTCCCTCAGGACTCAGTACAACCGGTACAGCAAGGCACCAGCTTCGGGGAGTGCCGGTGGGAGAACTGGCAGGCAGGACTGGGTACTCAGGAGGTACTCTTTCCTGGAGCCATATATAAGGAAGAGAGCTTCTTCGTCCAACGTGGATGAAAAg attgttgaaagagagagtgatgaCGTGGAGGGActggacgaggaagaggacgtGGAAGTAGAGGAGAGCAGTGAACCTGAGGGACAAGGCAGCACCTGCCTTGTCCCTCAGGTTCAGAAGGTCGCAGGCAGTAAAAGAAAGAGGCAAACAGAAAAGCAAGAAGATGAGGTCCTAAGTGCCGTTGGCAATTTTCTGCGAAACAGGACagaacagagggaggaggacacaATGTCAATCTTTTGTAAGAACCTCGAGATGAAAATGAGGCGAATCAAGGAcccaaatattttattagatTTAGAGCACCAGCTGGAGGAAGGGCTGCTACCAGGCTTCACTTAA